The Natribaculum luteum genome contains the following window.
GTCGGCGGCCACTACTTCATCACGGAGTGGCCAAGCGAGATCAAGCCCTTCTACATCAAAGACGACGAGGACGACGAGCAGCTCTCGACCGGCTTCGACCTGATGCACCCGCGGATGGAACTGGTCTCTGGCGGCCAGCGCGAACACCGCTACGACCTCCTCATCGAGGGCTTCGAGCAGCAGGGACTCGACCCCGACCAGTTCGAGTACTACACGAAGATGTTCAAGTACGGCATGCCGCCCCACGCCGGCTTCGGTCTCGGAGGCGAACGGCTGGTCATGACGATCCTCGGCCTCGAGAACATCCGCGAGGCTGTTCTGTTCCCGCGAGACCGTCAGCGGCTGAGCCCGTAAGGGCTCGCCGCTGGCCGGCGAGTGGGAGCAGGGAGGAGCTTTGCTCCGACCGTGTTCCCGAGAGATCGCCAGCGTTTGTCGCCGTAGGCGGCAAACCTGGGAGCCAGCGAGACGAGCGAAGCGAAGTCTCGCGGGACCAGAAGCAGCTGTCGCCGTACGGCGTCGACGCTCGAGACGGGCGAATCTTCAAGGTTATATCGCGCGAGACGAAACGGCGTGGTAATGAGCGACGAGGTGACGGCGTTCGTCCCCGGACACGTGACGGGGTTCTTCAGCGCCCACCACGACGACGACCCGACGAAAGCCGGTTCCCGGGGGGCTGGGCTCACGCTCACCGACGGGGTCACGGTGACGGTCCGACCGGCGAACGACCGGACAGTGCTGTTCGAAGGCGAACCGATCGACGTCGAGCCAGTGTGGACGGTCCTCGAGACGCTCGAGGTCTCGGCTCGCGTCGACGTCGACTCCGACCTGCCGCTCGGTGCCGGATTCGGCGTCTCCGGTGCGATGACGCTCGGGACGGCGCTCGCGGCGAACCGCGTCTTCGACCGGAAGCTCTCGGCGAACGAACTGGTAACGATCGCCCACGGTGCGGAGGTCCAGGCGGGGACGGGGCTGGGCGACGTCGTCGCGCAGGCTCGCGGCGGCGTCCCGATTCGGCTCGAGCCAGGCGCACCGCAGTTCAATAAACTGGACGCGATTCCTGCGCGTGCGCGCGTAGAATACGTTTCGTTCGGCGAACTCTCGACGGCGGACGTCCTCTCGGGCGACACCGAGCGACTCACGGCGGCCGGCAAGCAGGCACTGTCGCGCGTCGTCGAGGAGCCGACGCTCACGTCGTTCATCTGCGCCTCGAGAGCGTTTGCCCGCGAAGCCGGGCTGTTGACGCCGAACGTTCGCGACGCGCTCGAGTCGGTCGCCGAGGTCGAGGGGCAGGCGTCGATGGCGATGCTCGGTGACACGGTCTTTGCCCTCGGGACTGGCCTCTCGGACGCAGGTTACGAACCGTCGGTGTGTGCGACTCATCCGGCGGGTGCGATGTTGAAGTGACGGCTGTCGCCGGTCTGTCACTCGAGACGAACCTTCTGACAGAGCCGCTTCTGTCCTGCTGGTGGAGTGACTTCTATCGATCCGAATAGGTCGTTCTGGACCCGGTTGAAGCGATCGGTCCGACGCAGCGTCACCTGTGGCAGGGTGAGAGACGCACGGAGTATCTTGTGTCTATCACAACACAATAGATAATTTATACTTGGCCGGAAATTTATTACACTCCGATTCAGTTATCGGTTTGAATTAGCGAATGTCTAGAATACAGGACACACGGGACAAACTGTTTCGGCTGTACGAACACTACGTGGGAGAGCCAGACTCCCCGAAAGACGTCTACGGCTACTGGATTTTCATCGCTGGCTACCTCATCGGGGCGGCCGGGGTGTTCACGTTCGTCGTCGGCTACGCGGGCGCGACCGATTCGTACTTTCACATCAGGGTCTCCGGTGTCACTGCCGCGGCTGGACTGTCGCTTTGTCTGTTCGGGATCGTTCTCATGCTTCCCGTTCGTCGACGCGGGATACAGGCGGGTGGCGTCGGTCTCGTGGTCGCACTCGTCGGCGTCGCCTCCTTCGGCGTCGTCTACCCGAGCGACTGGCGGGGGTTCGGTGCTGACTACAGCGTCGAAGTGATCACGATCTACTCGGTCGGTCTCGCGATCATCGCGGGCGTTACCGCGCTCGTTCCGGTCGTCACCGGTCGAAAGGGGATGTTCGTCGAAGAGGAAGGTGCGACGGAAGATCCACCGATTCTCACAGGCGACGAACTCGAGGCCGCCCAGTTTGCCGTCTTCCGTGACGAGAACGGCGACTGGGTCTGGAACGTCTTGCACCTCGAGGCGCTGGCCCAGAGCGAGGAGAGTTCGTTGAATCGCCCGGCGGCCGAGTCGAACATCGACAGCGTCCGATCGAAGATCGGCAACGCCGGGTTGATGGAGATCACGACCTCGGCGTTCCGACTGTACGAAGACGAGCACGGCCACTGGCAGTGGCTACTCATGCGCGAAGACGGGAGCGTCATCGCTGACTCCGCGGGCGAGTTCGCCGACCGCGACGGTGCAGAGGAGTCGGTGAGTTTCCTCAAAGACCGCGGTCCGGATGCCGACGTCATCGACATCGATGGTGCCGCGTTCAACTACCACCAGGACAGAGACGAGTGGCACTGGCAACTGCTCGACGACGATCGAGCGCTGCTGGCGTCGTCCGACGCGGGATACGGGACGCAGTCGGCGGCCGAGGAGGCCGCGACGACGTTCGCCGAGCGCTTTGCCGACGCCAGACTGCTCACGATCGAACGCCTCGGCGTCGAACTTCGCGAACGAGGCGACGAGTGGTTCTGGCGGTTCGTCGACGAGGAAGACGAACAGTTAGCCGAGAGCACCGCGACGTTCGACTCTCGCCGGGACGCCGAGGAAGCAACGGAAGCGTTGCTCGGCGAACTCGAGTCGGCGTCGGTCACGGTCGCAGGTGAACCGACGTTCGAACTCTACGAGCACGGCGAGGGGTGGCGCTGGCGGCTCGTCGACGCTGGCGACCAGGTCGTCGCCCGGTCCCCGTCGGTACTCGAGTCACGACCACAGGGCGAGACCCAGGTCGAGCAGTTCGGATCGAACGTTCGCGACGCGGCAGTCGTCGGGATCGACGACGCAGAGTACGAGGTCTACCCCGACGGTGAGTCGTGGCACTGGCGGCTGGTCACCGAGGAACGTGACGTCGTCGCAGACAGCACCGAACCGCACGAGGACCCGGACGCCGCCGTCGAAGCGATCGAGCGCGTGCGCAGCCAGGCGAGCGAGGCGGATCTCATCGAGTTCGAGAACGCCGCCTTCCAGGTCTACGAGGCCGACAGCGGCGAGTGGCGCTGGCGGCTCATCGACGAGGACGGGAACGTCCTCGCCGACAGCGGGGAGGAACACACCTCGCGCGGCGAGGCCGCCGAGGCGATGATGACGCTCAAAGAGCAGGCGCCAGACGCCGAGTTACTCGAGATCGACACCGCCGCGTTCGAACTGTTCGAAAACGAGGACGGCCGGTGGGGCTGGCGGCTCATCGACGAGGGCGGCAAGATGGTCGCCGACGATCCCGCCACCCACCCGACGCGCAGCGCCGCGAAGCAGGCGATGGACCAGCTCCTCGAGCACCTCGAGACAGACGTGCGGACGATGGAGGAGGCGATCTTCCAGACGTACGCCGCCGACAACGACTGGCACTGGCGGTTCGTCATCCCGTCGAACGTCACCGTCGCCGAGGGCGAGACGGCACACCCGACCCGGGACGAACTTCTCGAGAGTCTCGAGCGCGTCCGCGAGACCGCAGCAAGCGGGAGCACACACGCCGTCGGCGAGGTCTCGTTCCAGCTGTACGGCGACGACGAGTGGCGCTTTAGACTCCTCGACCGCGATCGGTCCGTCATCGCGGAGTCGAGCGACTCCTACGACGACCAGTCCGCCGTCGGCAACGCCGTCGAGGCGATCAAGCGACATGCCGCCGACGCACCGATTTTCACCATCGAGTCGGCGGCGATCCGTCTCAGCGCGGCCGCCGGCTGGCAGTGGGAGCTGGTGGAAAAAGACCGCGACGTCGTCGGCGTCGGCGGCGAATCCGCGTCGTCTCGGCAGGCG
Protein-coding sequences here:
- a CDS encoding pantoate kinase codes for the protein MSDEVTAFVPGHVTGFFSAHHDDDPTKAGSRGAGLTLTDGVTVTVRPANDRTVLFEGEPIDVEPVWTVLETLEVSARVDVDSDLPLGAGFGVSGAMTLGTALAANRVFDRKLSANELVTIAHGAEVQAGTGLGDVVAQARGGVPIRLEPGAPQFNKLDAIPARARVEYVSFGELSTADVLSGDTERLTAAGKQALSRVVEEPTLTSFICASRAFAREAGLLTPNVRDALESVAEVEGQASMAMLGDTVFALGTGLSDAGYEPSVCATHPAGAMLK
- a CDS encoding DUF1508 domain-containing protein, which translates into the protein MSRIQDTRDKLFRLYEHYVGEPDSPKDVYGYWIFIAGYLIGAAGVFTFVVGYAGATDSYFHIRVSGVTAAAGLSLCLFGIVLMLPVRRRGIQAGGVGLVVALVGVASFGVVYPSDWRGFGADYSVEVITIYSVGLAIIAGVTALVPVVTGRKGMFVEEEGATEDPPILTGDELEAAQFAVFRDENGDWVWNVLHLEALAQSEESSLNRPAAESNIDSVRSKIGNAGLMEITTSAFRLYEDEHGHWQWLLMREDGSVIADSAGEFADRDGAEESVSFLKDRGPDADVIDIDGAAFNYHQDRDEWHWQLLDDDRALLASSDAGYGTQSAAEEAATTFAERFADARLLTIERLGVELRERGDEWFWRFVDEEDEQLAESTATFDSRRDAEEATEALLGELESASVTVAGEPTFELYEHGEGWRWRLVDAGDQVVARSPSVLESRPQGETQVEQFGSNVRDAAVVGIDDAEYEVYPDGESWHWRLVTEERDVVADSTEPHEDPDAAVEAIERVRSQASEADLIEFENAAFQVYEADSGEWRWRLIDEDGNVLADSGEEHTSRGEAAEAMMTLKEQAPDAELLEIDTAAFELFENEDGRWGWRLIDEGGKMVADDPATHPTRSAAKQAMDQLLEHLETDVRTMEEAIFQTYAADNDWHWRFVIPSNVTVAEGETAHPTRDELLESLERVRETAASGSTHAVGEVSFQLYGDDEWRFRLLDRDRSVIAESSDSYDDQSAVGNAVEAIKRHAADAPIFTIESAAIRLSAAAGWQWELVEKDRDVVGVGGESASSRQAAVDEIDRIRRLAPAAGRVDFDVASFELFTEGEDAWRWQLIDEDGTTVTTSAEQYETSEAAREALASIRDLIGSASILEIEGASFELHAADDEEGWIWKLVDEHGVTMAESTRPYESRTDAREAMNAVKAHAPDGWITFTE